In one Arachis duranensis cultivar V14167 chromosome 9, aradu.V14167.gnm2.J7QH, whole genome shotgun sequence genomic region, the following are encoded:
- the LOC107466912 gene encoding uncharacterized protein LOC107466912 — MVSLESVPRSIDAPSSPRISFSAEFLDENNFISISPNPEYERDNEEKKEGAAERGGAKNSNNNNAADFEFLSNNVSNNNNTVLTADELFFEGKLLPFWQMQHLEKLSKINLKAKEGEEEEDDDEDEELEEEVVVVNNNNNSSNNKEESSRVNWFVDDDPSPRPPKCTVLWKELLRLKKQRASSSLSPSSSSSSSSSSASSLGDVAAKEGKEQGSSRNNNNNNHKEQHVKRIKKGLERTRSATIRIRPMINVPICTQVKSSALPPLFPLKKGRLER, encoded by the coding sequence ATGGTATCTCTTGAGTCTGTTCCCAGATCCATTGATGCACCTTCAAGCCCCAGAATATCTTTCTCTGCTGAGTTCTTAGATGAGAACAACTTCATCTCCATAAGTCCAAACCCTGAGTATGAAAGAGATaatgaagagaagaaggaaggtgCTGCAGAGAGAGGAGGAGCAaagaatagtaataataataatgctgcAGATTTTGAGTTCCTCTCAAACAATGTgagtaacaacaacaacacagtGTTAACTGCTGATGAGCTTTTCTTTGAAGGGAAGCTTCTTCCCTTTTGGCAGATGCAGCATCTTGAGAAGCTAAGCAAGATCAACCTCAAAGCcaaagagggagaagaagaagaagatgatgatgaagatgaagagttAGAAGAGGAAGTTGTAGTagtgaacaacaacaacaacagtagCAATAACAAGGAAGAGAGTAGTAGAGTGAACTGGTTTGTGGATGATGATCCATCTCCAAGGCCACCAAAGTGCACTGTTCTTTGGAAAGAGTTGCTGAGGTTGAAGAAGCAAcgtgcttcttcttccttgtcaccttcatcttcttcctcatcttcatcatcttctgcaAGCTCACTTGGTGATGTAGCagcaaaagaaggaaaagaacaaGGATCATCAAggaacaataacaataataatcatAAGGAGCAGCATGTGAAGAGGATCAAGAAAGGGTTAGAGAGAACAAGGTCAGCTACTATTAGAATTAGACCAATGATTAATGTTCCAATTTGCACCCAGGTCAAAAGCAGTGCCTTGCCACCTCTTTTTCCACTCAAGAAAGGAAGATTAGAgaggtaa
- the LOC107467063 gene encoding putative leucine-rich repeat receptor-like serine/threonine-protein kinase At2g14440 — translation MRLLYPLLLLPLLFTLSFSQTFPKGYSLNCGALSGTKIDGREWISDSAYISTGTPKNVTPSVLHPTLATVRSFNYQVKKHCYSVPVYRGAKYLLRSTFFYGAVNGPDHPSPPVFDQIVDGTLWTVVNTTVDYANGNSTLYEGMFLAQGKNMSFCIGSNNYTDSDPFISALEFLIVGGSLYNTTDFTKFGLSLVARSSFGYSGSPIRYPDDQFDRIWEPYGQGNSTKANTDNVSVSGFWNLPPLKIFETHIGSDQLESLELRWPPASLPSSKYYVALYFADDAAGSRIFNISVNDITYFRDLNAISSGVVVFANQWPLSGPTTVTLTPTANSSLGPLINAGEVFEVLSLGERTLTRDVIALERIKKSLRNPPLDWNGDPCMPQQYAWTGITCSTGPRIRVVTLNLTSMELSGSLSPFVANMTALTNIWLGNNSLSGHIPDLGSLTLLETLHLEDNQFDGEIPSSLGNISTLHEIFLQNNNLTGQVPSNLIGKPGLNLRTSGNNFLSTASAPAPVP, via the exons ATGCGCCTCCTCTACCCCCTCCTCCTCTTACCTCTCCTCTTCACCCTTTCCTTCTCTCAAACATTCCCCAAAGGTTACTCCCTTAACTGCGGCGCGCTCTCGGGGACCAAAATCGATGGCCGTGAATGGATTTCCGATTCGGCTTATATCTCAACGGGCACACCAAAGAACGTAACGCCCTCTGTTTTGCATCCCACTCTTGCAACCGTCAGGTCCTTCAATTATCAGGTGAAGAAGCACTGCTACAGTGTTCCCGTGTATCGCGGTGCAAAATACTTGCTACGGTCTACGTTCTTCTACGGCGCTGTGAACGGTCCCGATCACCCTTCCCCTCCGGTCTTTGACCAGATCGTTGACGGAACACTTTGGACCGTGGTCAACACCACCGTTGACTATGCCAATGGAAACTCTACGCTCTACGAAGGGATGTTCTTGGCTCAGGGCAAGAACATGAGCTTCTGTATTGGGTCCAATAATTACACGGATTCTGATCCCTTCATATCTGCTTTGGAGTTTCTGATTGTTGGAGGTTCTCTTTATAACACCACGGATTTCACCAAATTTGGACTTAGCTTGGTTGCAAGGAGCAGTTTTGGATATTCAGGATCACCAATTCG ATATCCTGATGATCAGTTCGACCGGATATGGGAGCCTTATGGGCAGGGTAACTCTACCAAAGCAAACACTGACAATGTTTCTGTTTCTGGATTTTGGAACCTTCCTCCTCTTAAAATATTTGAGACACACATAGGATCTGATCAGTTGGAATCATTGGAACTGAGATGGCCTCCGGCATCACTTCCGAGCTCCAAATACTATGTCGCCCTATACTTTGCTGATGACGCTGCAGGATCAAGAATCTTTAACATAAGTGTGAATGATATAACATATTTCCGTGACTTGAATGCCATTTCATCAGGTGTTGTTGTCTTTGCCAACCAGTGGCCTCTTTCTGGTCCTACAACTGTAACTTTGACCCCTACTGCTAATTCATCCTTGGGCCCCTTAATCAACGCTGGCGAAGTTTTTGAGGTGCTGTCTCTCGGGGAAAGAACTTTAACTCGAGACG TTATTGCTTTGGAAAGGATAAAAAAGAGCCTCCGAAATCCTCCACTTGATTGGAATGGTGATCCTTGTATGCCTCAGCAGTACGCGTGGACTGGCATCACATGTTCCACGGGTCCCCGCATTCGAGTAGTGACTTT AAATTTGACAAGTATGGAGCTTTCAGGATCTTTGTCTCCTTTTGTTGCCAATATGACAGCTCTGACTAATAT CTGGCTTGGAAATAACAGTTTGTCAGGGCACATTCCTGACCTAGGTTCACTAACACTGTTAGAAACATT GCACTTGGAAGACAATCAATTCGACGGAGAGATTCCTTCATCCCTAGGGAACATCAGCACTTTGCATGAAAT ATTTCTGCAAAACAATAATTTGACAGGTCAAGTTCCATCAAACCTTATTGGAAAACCAGGGCTGAACCTCAG AACGTCTGGAAATAACTTCTTATCAACTGCATCAGCGCCAGCACCAGTACCTTGA